The following proteins are encoded in a genomic region of Streptomyces lunaelactis:
- a CDS encoding lipid-transfer protein: MASLKDAAAIAGIGQTAFARHLPDSEKTLACRAILAALDDAGIDPSEVNGFASYTMEETDEVEVAKAIGAGDVTFFSKAGYGGGGSCATIAHLAGAIATGQASVGIAWRSRKRGSGPRPWKNTAVQLATPAQWTRPFGLLRPADEIGMLARRYMHEYGATRDHLFNVALACRNRANQNPAAVMYERPLTREMYMTARWISEPLCLFDNCLETDGALACVIVSAERARDCRQKPVYVHSAAQGLPAQHHGMVNYWNDDPLTGPSWTAARQLWKTADFGPQDVDVAQIYDAFTPLIPLSLEGYGFCGRGEGAAFTEGGALEIGGRLPVNTGGGGLSEAYVHGFNLINEGVKQLRGSSTAQVPDAATCLVTAGEGVPTSAVLLRS; encoded by the coding sequence ATGGCGAGCCTCAAGGACGCAGCAGCGATAGCCGGGATAGGACAGACGGCCTTCGCCAGACACCTCCCCGACTCCGAGAAGACCCTGGCGTGCCGGGCCATCCTCGCCGCGCTCGACGACGCCGGGATCGATCCCTCCGAGGTCAACGGCTTCGCCTCGTACACGATGGAGGAGACCGACGAGGTCGAGGTCGCCAAGGCCATCGGCGCCGGGGACGTGACCTTCTTCTCCAAGGCCGGTTACGGCGGCGGCGGTTCCTGCGCCACGATCGCGCATCTCGCGGGCGCGATCGCCACCGGCCAGGCGAGCGTCGGCATCGCCTGGCGCTCACGCAAACGCGGCTCGGGCCCAAGGCCCTGGAAGAACACGGCGGTCCAGCTGGCCACCCCCGCCCAGTGGACCCGCCCCTTCGGACTGCTGCGGCCCGCCGACGAGATCGGCATGCTGGCCCGCCGGTACATGCACGAGTACGGCGCCACCCGCGACCACCTATTCAATGTCGCCCTCGCCTGCCGCAACCGCGCCAACCAGAACCCCGCCGCGGTCATGTACGAACGGCCGCTGACCCGCGAGATGTACATGACCGCCCGCTGGATCAGCGAGCCGCTCTGTCTCTTCGACAACTGCCTGGAGACGGACGGCGCGCTGGCGTGCGTGATCGTGAGCGCCGAGCGGGCCCGCGACTGCCGGCAGAAGCCGGTGTACGTCCACTCCGCCGCTCAGGGCCTGCCCGCCCAGCACCACGGGATGGTCAACTACTGGAACGACGACCCGCTGACCGGACCCTCCTGGACGGCGGCCAGGCAGCTGTGGAAGACCGCCGACTTCGGTCCGCAGGACGTCGATGTGGCACAGATCTACGACGCGTTCACCCCGCTGATCCCGCTGTCCCTGGAGGGCTACGGCTTCTGCGGCCGCGGCGAGGGCGCGGCCTTCACGGAGGGCGGCGCCCTGGAGATCGGCGGCCGGCTGCCGGTCAACACCGGCGGTGGCGGGCTCTCCGAGGCGTACGTCCACGGCTTCAACCTCATCAACGAGGGCGTGAAGCAACTGCGCGGCAGCTCCACCGCCCAGGTCCCGGACGCCGCGACCTGCCTGGTCACGGCGGGCGAGGGAGTGCCCACTTCGGCCGTTCTGCTGAGGAGTTGA
- a CDS encoding amidohydrolase family protein, which produces METFPKIISVDDHTVEPPNVWRDRLPSKYQDTGPRIVRAPLKEMTFLGGRFAPVMGAKGDDGPTGDWWVYEDLHRPLTRLDTAVGYDRDEIKLEVITYEQMRPGSFSVPERLADMDVNHVQSALCFPTFPRFCGQTFTEAKDRELGLLGVRAYNDWMVEEWCGPQAHGRLIPLTLIPLWDAELAAAEVRRNAARGVRAVAFSEIPPHLGLPSVHTDEWDPFLRACDETGTVIAMHIGSSSRMPSTSADAPPAVGSTITFANCCFSMVDWLMSGKLERFPGLKIMYAEGQIGWIPYILERADVVWEENRGWGGVADKVLRPPSEVFAEHVYGCFFDDAFGLKNLDAIGVGNVLYETDYPHSDSTWPKSKEVGESQMGHLAPDVVDRIVRGNAIELLGLTPDGLWPGPGA; this is translated from the coding sequence ATGGAGACCTTCCCGAAGATCATCTCGGTGGACGACCACACGGTTGAGCCCCCCAACGTCTGGCGGGACCGGCTCCCGTCGAAGTACCAGGACACCGGCCCGCGGATCGTCCGGGCGCCCCTGAAGGAAATGACCTTCCTGGGCGGCAGGTTCGCCCCGGTGATGGGCGCGAAGGGCGACGACGGGCCGACAGGCGACTGGTGGGTGTACGAGGATCTGCACCGGCCACTGACCCGCCTGGACACGGCGGTCGGCTACGACCGCGACGAGATCAAGCTCGAGGTCATCACGTACGAACAGATGCGACCGGGCTCCTTCAGCGTCCCGGAGCGGCTGGCGGACATGGACGTCAACCACGTCCAGTCGGCGCTCTGCTTCCCGACCTTCCCGCGCTTCTGCGGCCAGACCTTCACCGAGGCGAAGGACCGCGAACTGGGGCTGCTGGGGGTGCGGGCGTACAACGACTGGATGGTGGAGGAGTGGTGCGGCCCGCAGGCGCACGGCCGTCTCATCCCGCTCACGCTCATCCCCCTCTGGGACGCGGAGCTGGCGGCGGCGGAGGTCCGGCGGAACGCGGCGCGGGGGGTGCGGGCGGTCGCCTTCTCGGAGATACCGCCGCACCTCGGGCTGCCGTCGGTGCACACGGACGAGTGGGACCCGTTCCTGCGGGCGTGCGACGAGACGGGGACGGTGATCGCGATGCACATCGGCTCGTCGTCGAGGATGCCGTCGACGTCCGCCGACGCGCCGCCGGCCGTCGGTTCGACGATCACCTTCGCCAACTGCTGCTTCTCGATGGTCGACTGGCTGATGAGCGGCAAGCTGGAACGCTTCCCCGGCCTGAAGATCATGTACGCGGAGGGCCAGATCGGGTGGATCCCGTACATCCTCGAGCGCGCGGACGTGGTGTGGGAGGAGAACCGGGGCTGGGGCGGGGTGGCGGACAAGGTGCTGCGGCCGCCGTCGGAGGTGTTCGCCGAGCATGTGTACGGGTGCTTCTTCGACGACGCGTTCGGGCTGAAGAACCTGGACGCGATCGGGGTGGGGAACGTCCTGTACGAGACGGACTACCCGCACTCGGACTCCACCTGGCCCAAGTCCAAGGAGGTCGGCGAGTCCCAGATGGGCCACCTGGCGCCGGACGTGGTGGACCGGATCGTACGGGGGAACGCGATCGAGCTGCTCGGCCTCACACCGGATGGGCTGTGGCCCGGACCGGGGGCGTGA
- a CDS encoding enoyl-CoA hydratase/isomerase family protein, translating into MNIRVDAVKETGVALVTLDRPEKHNAIDLEMAAELATVWREFRFDDTVRAVVVTGAGGRAFCTGIDRSVEVPQPSSPYSIDDPLLTIGPKANDLWKPVIAAVEGMACGGAFYLLGESEFLIASRDATFFDPHTTYGMVSAYESVYMAQRMPSGEVARMALMGTAERISARRAYETGLVSELTDPGEAVPAALRAAAVVASYPAEAVQGTVRAVWAAGEGARARARTHAPHLIALGNLPPARQAELFGRGRGRSGFRLR; encoded by the coding sequence ATGAACATCCGCGTCGACGCGGTCAAGGAGACGGGCGTCGCACTCGTGACGCTGGACCGGCCCGAGAAGCACAACGCGATCGACCTGGAGATGGCGGCCGAACTGGCCACGGTGTGGCGGGAGTTCCGCTTCGACGACACCGTACGGGCGGTGGTGGTGACGGGCGCGGGCGGCAGGGCGTTCTGCACCGGGATCGACCGCTCGGTGGAGGTGCCGCAGCCCTCGTCCCCGTACTCGATCGACGATCCGCTGCTCACGATCGGGCCCAAGGCGAACGACCTGTGGAAGCCGGTGATCGCGGCGGTCGAGGGGATGGCGTGCGGCGGGGCGTTCTATCTGCTCGGGGAGAGCGAGTTCCTCATTGCCTCGCGGGATGCGACGTTCTTCGATCCGCACACGACGTACGGCATGGTCAGCGCGTACGAGTCGGTCTACATGGCCCAGCGGATGCCGTCCGGCGAGGTGGCGCGGATGGCGCTGATGGGAACGGCGGAACGGATCTCGGCGCGGCGGGCGTACGAGACGGGCCTGGTCTCGGAGCTGACGGACCCGGGCGAGGCCGTGCCCGCGGCGCTGCGGGCGGCGGCGGTGGTGGCGTCGTACCCGGCGGAGGCGGTCCAGGGGACAGTGCGGGCGGTGTGGGCGGCGGGGGAGGGCGCGAGGGCGCGGGCGCGGACGCACGCCCCGCACTTGATCGCGCTCGGGAATCTGCCGCCTGCGCGGCAGGCGGAGCTTTTCGGGCGCGGACGGGGCCGGAGCGGTTTCCGGCTGCGGTAG
- a CDS encoding AfsR/SARP family transcriptional regulator codes for MDRDSGPRVPEQWTPEQSSVVDLRFSVLGPVRAWRGGEALPSGSPQQRALFAALLMRDGRTATASELIDAIWGEEPPSQALAAIRTYASRLRKILTANALVSESGGYALRIRRDALDLAVAQELATEAEKARAAGERGQARALINKSLGLWDGEPLANVPGPYAENQRARLEEWRLQLLETRLDLDLEVGQHAEAVSELTALTAAHPLRERLRELLMLALYRSGRQAEALAVYADTRRLLAEELGVDPRPELSRLQQRILQADAELARPSEAPAPAPQVTRPAQLPATVPDFTGRASFVRELGDQLATAEGSVMAVSALAGIGGVGKTTLAVHVAHEARPHFPDGQLYVDLQGAGNRAAEPETVLGAFLRALGTADSAIPDTLDERAALYRSTLDGRRILVLLDNARDAAQIRPLLPGTAGCAALVTSRVRMVDLAGAHLVDLDVMSPEEALQLFTRIVGEERVTSERKAALDVVAACGFLPLAIRIAASRLAARRTWTVSVLAAKLADERRRLDELQAGDLAVKATFELGYGQLEPAQARAFRLLGLADGPDISLAAAAAVVGLPAQETEDLLEALVDTSLLESAAPGRYRYHDLVRLYARACAERDEQPPVERELALSRLLDFYLVTASRVFAIERPGDRLVDHLEATCHAGVEFTDRQDAQDWFYAEAHCLLACARQSAGGARLRPAVDLMWVAQDLAESGANSKVYETVAFAALDAARAVGDTRTEGRARTSLTNVHLVAGRYEQADEEAKQAAVLARAAHDPAPVYWSDNDRGIIAFIQGRNEEAEAHLRRAREGSRADGNLPGEASALCNLSRIHVAMGRTSEGIALAEQGITLYEQIGQAFRLANARYALGVALTQAERHTEALEQLAEALEQFEANRQRLWEGTAHFRIAQAHLSARRPARAAQHAEQALAIGCMGGDRTRGNVLITLGKALDSLGQADRARACWREALFLHEQSGAPEAETVRALLTPLSGAA; via the coding sequence ATGGACCGTGACAGCGGGCCACGCGTACCGGAGCAGTGGACTCCGGAGCAGAGCAGCGTCGTTGACCTGCGCTTCAGCGTGCTCGGCCCGGTGCGTGCCTGGCGCGGCGGGGAGGCGCTGCCGTCCGGTTCACCGCAGCAACGCGCCCTGTTCGCCGCCCTGTTGATGCGCGACGGCCGAACGGCGACCGCCTCCGAGCTCATCGATGCGATCTGGGGCGAGGAACCTCCCTCGCAGGCGCTCGCCGCCATCCGGACGTACGCCTCGCGGCTGCGCAAGATCCTCACCGCCAACGCCCTGGTCAGCGAGTCGGGCGGCTATGCGCTGCGGATCAGGCGCGACGCCCTCGACCTCGCGGTGGCACAGGAGTTGGCCACGGAAGCGGAGAAGGCGCGCGCCGCCGGGGAGCGCGGCCAGGCCCGCGCGCTGATCAACAAGTCGCTGGGGCTGTGGGACGGCGAACCGCTGGCCAATGTGCCCGGGCCGTACGCCGAGAACCAGCGGGCCCGTCTCGAGGAGTGGCGCCTCCAGCTCCTGGAGACCCGCCTCGACCTCGATCTGGAGGTCGGCCAGCACGCGGAGGCGGTCTCCGAGCTGACCGCCCTCACCGCCGCGCACCCGCTGCGGGAGCGGCTGCGGGAGCTGCTGATGCTGGCCCTGTACCGCAGCGGACGGCAGGCCGAGGCGCTGGCCGTGTACGCCGACACCCGCCGGCTGCTCGCCGAGGAACTGGGCGTCGACCCGCGCCCCGAGCTCTCCCGGCTCCAGCAGCGCATCCTGCAGGCCGACGCGGAACTGGCCCGGCCCAGCGAGGCACCCGCCCCGGCCCCCCAGGTCACCCGGCCCGCCCAACTCCCCGCCACGGTCCCCGACTTCACCGGCCGGGCCTCCTTCGTACGCGAACTGGGCGACCAGCTCGCCACCGCCGAGGGTTCGGTGATGGCGGTCTCGGCGCTCGCGGGCATAGGCGGCGTCGGCAAGACGACCCTCGCGGTCCATGTCGCGCACGAGGCCCGCCCGCACTTCCCGGACGGCCAGCTGTACGTCGACCTCCAGGGCGCGGGCAACCGCGCCGCCGAACCGGAGACCGTCCTGGGCGCGTTCCTGCGTGCCCTCGGCACGGCGGACTCCGCCATTCCGGACACCCTGGACGAGCGGGCCGCGCTGTACCGCTCGACGCTGGACGGCCGCCGCATCCTGGTCCTCCTCGACAACGCCCGCGACGCGGCCCAGATCCGCCCGCTGCTGCCCGGCACGGCGGGCTGCGCGGCCCTGGTCACCAGCCGCGTCCGGATGGTCGACCTGGCCGGCGCGCACCTCGTCGACCTGGATGTGATGTCACCGGAGGAGGCGCTGCAGCTCTTCACACGCATCGTCGGCGAGGAGCGGGTCACCTCGGAGCGCAAGGCGGCCCTCGATGTGGTCGCGGCCTGTGGCTTCCTGCCGCTCGCGATCCGTATCGCCGCCTCCCGGCTGGCGGCCCGCCGCACCTGGACGGTCTCGGTGCTGGCCGCCAAGCTCGCCGACGAGCGCCGCCGCCTGGACGAACTGCAGGCCGGCGACCTCGCGGTGAAGGCCACCTTCGAACTCGGCTACGGCCAGCTCGAGCCGGCCCAGGCCCGCGCCTTCCGCCTCCTCGGCCTCGCGGACGGCCCGGACATCTCCCTCGCCGCGGCCGCGGCGGTGGTGGGCCTCCCGGCCCAGGAGACCGAGGACCTGCTGGAGGCGCTGGTCGACACCTCGCTGCTGGAGTCGGCGGCGCCGGGCAGGTACCGGTACCACGACCTCGTACGGCTCTACGCGCGTGCATGTGCGGAGAGAGACGAACAGCCGCCGGTGGAGCGGGAGCTGGCGCTGTCGCGGCTCCTTGACTTCTATCTCGTGACGGCGTCACGGGTGTTCGCGATCGAGCGGCCGGGCGACCGGCTGGTCGACCACCTGGAAGCGACCTGCCACGCGGGAGTCGAATTCACCGACCGGCAGGACGCACAGGACTGGTTCTACGCGGAAGCGCACTGCCTGCTGGCCTGCGCGCGACAGTCCGCCGGTGGGGCGCGGCTCCGCCCCGCCGTCGACCTGATGTGGGTGGCACAGGACCTGGCCGAGTCCGGCGCGAACTCCAAGGTGTACGAGACTGTCGCCTTCGCGGCGCTCGACGCGGCACGCGCCGTCGGCGACACCCGCACCGAGGGGCGGGCCCGGACGTCGCTGACCAACGTCCATCTGGTCGCGGGCCGTTATGAGCAGGCGGACGAGGAGGCCAAGCAGGCGGCCGTGCTCGCGCGGGCCGCGCACGACCCGGCGCCCGTGTACTGGTCCGACAACGACCGCGGCATCATCGCCTTCATCCAGGGGCGCAACGAGGAGGCCGAGGCCCACCTGCGCCGGGCGAGGGAAGGATCACGCGCCGACGGGAACCTGCCCGGAGAGGCCAGTGCCCTGTGCAACCTCTCGCGTATCCATGTCGCCATGGGCCGTACCTCGGAGGGCATCGCTCTGGCCGAGCAGGGCATCACGCTCTACGAACAGATCGGGCAGGCCTTCCGGCTGGCCAATGCGCGCTACGCCCTGGGGGTCGCGCTCACCCAGGCCGAGCGTCACACCGAGGCGCTGGAGCAACTGGCCGAGGCGCTGGAGCAGTTCGAGGCGAACCGGCAGCGCCTGTGGGAAGGGACCGCGCACTTCCGTATCGCCCAGGCGCATCTCTCGGCCCGCCGCCCGGCGCGCGCGGCTCAGCATGCCGAACAGGCACTCGCCATCGGCTGCATGGGCGGCGACCGGACGCGCGGCAATGTGCTGATCACGCTGGGCAAGGCCCTGGACAGCCTCGGCCAGGCGGACCGCGCGCGTGCCTGCTGGCGCGAGGCCCTGTTCCTGCACGAGCAGTCGGGCGCTCCGGAGGCCGAGACAGTACGGGCGTTGCTCACCCCGCTCAGCGGCGCGGCCTGA
- a CDS encoding Zn-ribbon domain-containing OB-fold protein, with the protein MLTPVVDDDGAPFWEYAAEGELRVQACAACGELRFPPRPCCPHCRSFDSEWRRMSGRGRIWSYVLPHPPLLPEYAAQAPYNAVVVELLDAPRIRLVGNVVTTPDAPLNSVDPARLRIGAGVKAAFTRLGDITVPRWLLERS; encoded by the coding sequence ATGCTCACACCGGTTGTCGACGACGACGGCGCGCCCTTCTGGGAGTACGCCGCCGAGGGCGAGCTGCGCGTTCAGGCGTGCGCGGCCTGCGGCGAGCTGCGCTTTCCGCCGCGGCCCTGCTGCCCGCACTGCCGGTCCTTCGACAGCGAGTGGCGCAGGATGAGCGGCCGCGGCCGAATCTGGTCGTACGTACTCCCCCACCCGCCGCTGCTGCCCGAGTACGCGGCCCAGGCCCCCTACAACGCGGTCGTCGTCGAGCTGCTCGACGCACCCCGCATCCGTCTGGTGGGCAATGTGGTCACGACGCCGGACGCGCCGCTGAACTCCGTCGACCCGGCGCGGCTGCGGATCGGGGCCGGGGTGAAGGCGGCGTTCACGCGGCTCGGTGACATCACCGTGCCGCGCTGGCTGCTGGAGCGGTCATGA
- a CDS encoding FadD3 family acyl-CoA ligase, which translates to MRGDLEWGSIPKLVRSAAELYGEREAVVEGRTRVSYAELGERVERAAAACMASGVEPGDRVAVWAPNTLDWIVSALGAVTAGAVLVPLNTRFKGGEAAYVLQRSRAKLLFVTGTFLGTSYVASLRRAEVDLPHLEQVVVLADSAPEDFRTWKDFLAGGDGISSAQVRTRADAIDSSAPSDIVFTSGTTGRPKGAVITHAQTLRCYDVWSELAGLREGDRYLIVNPFFHTFGYKAGIIACLTRGATMVPQPVFNVDTVLANIASERISVLPGPPTLHQSLLDHPARDAHDLSALRLVVTGAAVVPLRLVERLRNELHIATVLTAYGLSEASGIVTMCRRGDAPETIASTSGRAIPGTEVRVLAGTGEPGEVLVRGHNVMQGYFEDPDETAEAVDADGWLHTGDVGVLDPQGNLRITDRIKDMFIVGGFNAYPAEIEQLLGLHPDVADVAVIGVPDPRLGEVGRAYAVRRRASTLTADDLIAWARREMANYKVPREVEFVTELPRNASGKVLKTELRSRAGG; encoded by the coding sequence ATGCGCGGCGACCTGGAGTGGGGCAGCATCCCGAAGCTGGTACGGAGCGCTGCCGAACTGTACGGAGAGCGGGAGGCCGTCGTCGAGGGCCGGACCCGGGTCTCGTACGCCGAACTGGGCGAACGCGTGGAGCGCGCGGCCGCCGCCTGCATGGCCTCGGGCGTCGAACCGGGCGACCGGGTCGCGGTCTGGGCGCCCAACACCCTCGACTGGATCGTCTCGGCGCTCGGCGCGGTGACGGCCGGGGCGGTACTGGTACCGCTGAACACCCGCTTCAAGGGCGGCGAGGCGGCGTACGTCCTGCAGCGCAGCCGCGCCAAGCTCCTCTTCGTCACGGGCACCTTCCTGGGCACCTCGTACGTGGCGTCCCTGCGCCGGGCGGAGGTGGACCTTCCGCACCTGGAGCAGGTGGTGGTGCTGGCGGACAGCGCCCCCGAGGACTTCCGTACCTGGAAGGACTTCCTGGCGGGCGGCGACGGCATCTCATCGGCGCAGGTTCGCACCCGCGCCGACGCGATCGACTCCTCCGCGCCCTCCGACATCGTCTTCACCTCGGGCACGACGGGCCGGCCCAAGGGCGCCGTCATCACCCATGCGCAGACGCTGCGCTGCTACGACGTGTGGAGCGAACTCGCCGGACTGCGCGAGGGCGACCGCTATCTGATCGTGAACCCCTTCTTCCACACCTTCGGCTACAAGGCGGGCATCATCGCCTGCCTGACGCGGGGCGCGACGATGGTCCCGCAGCCGGTCTTCAACGTGGACACGGTCCTGGCCAATATCGCCTCCGAACGCATCTCGGTGCTGCCGGGCCCGCCCACCCTCCACCAGTCGCTGCTCGACCATCCGGCCCGCGACGCCCACGACCTCTCGGCACTCCGCCTGGTGGTCACGGGCGCGGCGGTCGTCCCGCTCCGGCTGGTGGAGCGGCTGCGCAACGAGCTCCATATCGCCACGGTCCTCACGGCGTACGGCCTCTCCGAGGCGAGCGGCATCGTCACCATGTGCCGCCGCGGCGACGCCCCCGAGACGATCGCGTCCACCTCGGGCCGCGCGATACCCGGCACAGAGGTGCGCGTACTGGCCGGCACGGGCGAGCCGGGCGAGGTCCTGGTGCGCGGACACAACGTGATGCAGGGGTACTTCGAGGACCCGGACGAGACGGCGGAGGCCGTCGACGCGGACGGCTGGCTGCACACCGGTGACGTCGGCGTGCTCGACCCGCAGGGCAATCTCCGTATCACCGACCGGATCAAGGACATGTTCATCGTCGGCGGCTTCAACGCCTACCCGGCGGAGATCGAGCAACTGCTGGGCCTGCACCCCGATGTGGCGGACGTGGCGGTCATCGGCGTCCCCGATCCGCGGCTGGGCGAGGTGGGCAGGGCGTACGCGGTACGGCGCCGGGCCTCGACGCTCACGGCGGACGACCTGATCGCGTGGGCGCGGCGGGAGATGGCGAACTACAAGGTCCCGAGGGAGGTCGAGTTCGTGACCGAGCTGCCGAGGAACGCGAGCGGGAAGGTGCTCAAGACGGAGCTGCGGTCGCGGGCGGGAGGCTGA
- a CDS encoding alpha/beta hydrolase, with protein MAPVAPVAPVSDGATVLRWKPCEGEAQQGFECAVAKVPLDYTRPRSRTIDLAVIRHRATAPGRRTASLFFNPGGPGGAGTVGLPELYEKFPEQLRERYDIVSWDPRGVGESTPVRCFDTAEEAIAWHEPVPPFPVGREERRAYIAAYADLARRCEQREPELLRHISTADVARDLDRLRRAVGEERLRYWGISYGTLLGATYANLFPSRVGRLVLDGNVDPEAWVNGGSRKEPRLNTFLRLESDLGSADTLGQFLELCGGAPVSHCAFSAGNPGATRAKFNELMRRLEAQPVGSWTYARTVSEVRGGLYTVHPGWNGTAETLQTLWEGHAPQEPPASPGPPRYPGFEQPLAVLCAESPNPRDPQRYVALDRLSTARAGDLGHWWVWANEPCASWRAKAAASYAGPWDRPTAHPVLVVNPTYDPATPYQGGQAVARELADARLLTLNGYGHTALDNPSSCVNEHAVRYFLSGVLPPAGATCEQDTPPFSAETPAK; from the coding sequence GTGGCCCCCGTGGCCCCCGTGGCCCCCGTGAGCGACGGGGCCACAGTGCTGCGCTGGAAGCCCTGCGAAGGCGAAGCACAGCAGGGATTCGAGTGCGCCGTGGCAAAGGTCCCGCTGGATTACACCCGCCCCCGGTCGCGGACCATCGACCTGGCGGTGATCAGGCACAGGGCCACTGCTCCCGGACGACGGACAGCGTCGTTGTTCTTCAACCCCGGAGGGCCCGGCGGCGCGGGGACCGTAGGGCTGCCGGAGCTGTACGAGAAGTTCCCCGAACAGCTGCGGGAACGGTACGACATCGTCAGCTGGGACCCGCGCGGCGTCGGAGAGAGCACCCCGGTGCGGTGTTTCGACACCGCGGAAGAGGCCATCGCATGGCACGAGCCTGTTCCTCCGTTTCCCGTGGGCAGGGAGGAGCGCAGGGCCTACATCGCGGCGTACGCCGATCTCGCCCGGCGCTGCGAGCAGCGCGAACCGGAGTTGCTGCGCCACATCTCGACCGCCGACGTCGCCCGGGACCTCGACCGGTTGCGCCGGGCCGTGGGTGAGGAGCGCCTCCGCTACTGGGGCATTTCGTACGGCACTCTCCTGGGGGCGACCTACGCGAACCTGTTCCCGTCCAGAGTCGGCCGCCTGGTGCTGGACGGGAACGTCGATCCGGAAGCCTGGGTGAACGGCGGTTCGAGGAAAGAGCCCAGGCTGAACACCTTCCTGCGCCTGGAGTCGGATCTGGGCTCGGCCGACACCCTTGGGCAGTTTCTCGAGCTGTGCGGGGGTGCACCGGTCAGTCATTGTGCGTTCTCCGCAGGAAACCCGGGGGCGACCCGGGCCAAGTTCAACGAGTTGATGCGCCGCCTCGAAGCGCAGCCCGTGGGGTCCTGGACCTACGCGAGAACCGTGAGCGAGGTCCGGGGTGGCCTGTACACGGTCCACCCGGGCTGGAACGGCACGGCGGAAACGCTGCAGACACTGTGGGAGGGCCACGCCCCCCAGGAACCCCCGGCGTCTCCGGGTCCCCCGCGGTATCCCGGCTTCGAACAGCCCCTCGCCGTGCTGTGCGCGGAGAGCCCCAACCCCCGTGACCCGCAACGGTATGTCGCACTCGACCGGCTGAGCACGGCGCGGGCAGGGGATCTCGGGCACTGGTGGGTCTGGGCCAACGAGCCGTGTGCGTCATGGCGGGCGAAAGCCGCGGCGAGCTACGCCGGTCCCTGGGACCGGCCCACCGCTCACCCCGTTCTGGTCGTCAATCCGACCTACGACCCGGCCACCCCGTACCAGGGGGGCCAGGCCGTGGCCCGGGAACTCGCCGACGCCCGCCTGCTCACCCTCAACGGGTACGGACACACCGCACTGGACAATCCGAGCAGCTGCGTCAACGAGCACGCGGTCCGCTACTTCCTCAGCGGTGTTCTCCCCCCGGCCGGTGCCACGTGCGAACAGGACACTCCGCCCTTCAGTGCGGAGACGCCGGCCAAGTGA